The Nicotiana tabacum cultivar K326 chromosome 14, ASM71507v2, whole genome shotgun sequence genome contains a region encoding:
- the LOC107808728 gene encoding trihelix transcription factor ENAP2 isoform X1, whose product MDDSDDETRYPSRPNSIYTSSLRSRRSIRNPTSYYYGYNNNEFQYDDDDESDEDEAEQEFSSGENGYDSFQKRRKLETLVSNYEFAPHSHSSKGGMWSEEESFVLLEVWGERYLELGRRSLRAEDWAEVAEKVTEMIGVEKSEIECRNQLDVLKKKYKKEITKMEKTGGGFHSKWPFFKKMDMLMNLRMKGHCGLGCGLDSGEYVFMDPRMYLDRSNVLDEMRDSPAGSDADNDEEEEEEEQGSGGWEGDNESAKLLADSIQRFGQIYEKIENGKRKQMMELEKMRRDFQRELELQKKQIVERAQEEIAKIRDNDDNEDNGDEDGEETDNISGEKLGG is encoded by the coding sequence ATGGATGATTCTGATGATGAAACTCGGTACCCTTCAAGACCCAACTCCATTTACACTTCTTCTCTTCGATCAAGACGCTCTATTCGAAACCCTACTTCTTATTATTATGGGTATAATAACAATGAATTTCAATATGACGATGATGATGAATCTGATGAAGATGAAGCAGAGCAAGAATTTAGCAGTGGAGAAAATGGGTATGATAGTTTTCAAAAGAGGAGGAAGTTGGAAACTTTAGTGTCAAATTACGAGTTTGCCCCTCATTCTCATAGTTCAAAGGGGGGAATGTGGAGTGAAGAGGAGAGTTTTGTGTTGTTGGAAGTGTGGGGTGAGAGGTACTTGGAGTTGGGCCGGAGGAGCTTACGGGCCGAAGATTGGGCTGAAGTTGCAGAGAAGGTAACAGAAATGATTGGGGTAGAAAAGAGTGAAATTGAGTGTAGGAATCAATTAGATGTGTTAAAGAAGAAGTACAAGAAGGAGATAACCAAAATGGAGAAAACTGGGGGTGGGTTTCATAGCAAGTGGCCATTTTTCAAGAAAATGGATATGTTGATGAATTTGAGGATGAAAGGACATTGTGGATTAGGATGTGGGCTCGATTCGGGAGAATATGTGTTTATGGACCCACGAATGTACTTGGATAGGTCGAatgtgttggatgagatgagggaTAGTCCAGCAGGATCGGATGCGGATAATgatgaagaagaggaggaggaggagcagGGTTCGGGAGGATGGGAGGGTGATAATGAATCAGCTAAGCTGCTAGCTGATTCAATTCAAAGGTTTGGGCAGATATATGAGAAGATTGAGAATGGTAAGAGGAAACAGATGATGGAGTTGGAGAAGATGAGAAGGGATTTCCAGAGGGAGTTGGAGTTGCAGAAGAAACAGATTGTTGAGAGGGCACAGGAGGAAATCGCTAAGATAAGGGACAATGATGACAATGAGGACAATGGAGATGAGGATGGTGAGGAGACTGACAATATTTCAGGTGAGAAGCTTGGGGGCTGA
- the LOC107808728 gene encoding trihelix transcription factor ENAP2 isoform X2 has protein sequence MDDSDDETRYPSRPNSIYTSSLRSRRSIRNPTSYYYGYNNNEFQYDDDDESDEDEAEQEFSSGENGYDSFQKRRKLETLVSNYEFAPHSHSSKGGMWSEEESFVLLEVWGERYLELGRRSLRAEDWAEVAEKVTEMIGVEKSEIECRNQLDVLKKKYKKEITKMEKTGGGFHSKWPFFKKMDMLMNLRMKGHCGLGCGLDSGEYVFMDPRMYLDRSNVLDEMRDSPAGSDADNDEEEEEEEQGSGGWEGDNESAKLLADSIQRFGQIYEKIENGKRKQMMELEKMRRDFQRELELQKKQIVERAQEEIAKIRDNDDNEDNGDEDGEETDNISA, from the exons ATGGATGATTCTGATGATGAAACTCGGTACCCTTCAAGACCCAACTCCATTTACACTTCTTCTCTTCGATCAAGACGCTCTATTCGAAACCCTACTTCTTATTATTATGGGTATAATAACAATGAATTTCAATATGACGATGATGATGAATCTGATGAAGATGAAGCAGAGCAAGAATTTAGCAGTGGAGAAAATGGGTATGATAGTTTTCAAAAGAGGAGGAAGTTGGAAACTTTAGTGTCAAATTACGAGTTTGCCCCTCATTCTCATAGTTCAAAGGGGGGAATGTGGAGTGAAGAGGAGAGTTTTGTGTTGTTGGAAGTGTGGGGTGAGAGGTACTTGGAGTTGGGCCGGAGGAGCTTACGGGCCGAAGATTGGGCTGAAGTTGCAGAGAAGGTAACAGAAATGATTGGGGTAGAAAAGAGTGAAATTGAGTGTAGGAATCAATTAGATGTGTTAAAGAAGAAGTACAAGAAGGAGATAACCAAAATGGAGAAAACTGGGGGTGGGTTTCATAGCAAGTGGCCATTTTTCAAGAAAATGGATATGTTGATGAATTTGAGGATGAAAGGACATTGTGGATTAGGATGTGGGCTCGATTCGGGAGAATATGTGTTTATGGACCCACGAATGTACTTGGATAGGTCGAatgtgttggatgagatgagggaTAGTCCAGCAGGATCGGATGCGGATAATgatgaagaagaggaggaggaggagcagGGTTCGGGAGGATGGGAGGGTGATAATGAATCAGCTAAGCTGCTAGCTGATTCAATTCAAAGGTTTGGGCAGATATATGAGAAGATTGAGAATGGTAAGAGGAAACAGATGATGGAGTTGGAGAAGATGAGAAGGGATTTCCAGAGGGAGTTGGAGTTGCAGAAGAAACAGATTGTTGAGAGGGCACAGGAGGAAATCGCTAAGATAAGGGACAATGATGACAATGAGGACAATGGAGATGAGGATGGTGAGGAGACTGACAATATTTCAG cataa